CCCGGAGTAACGCTGTTAGGAGTCCTGGTTCCAGTGGTTCGCTGCTCCCTCAGGTTTTCTGCAGAAAGTTTCCATGGAGAGTTTAAGGCAGCTGAACGCCTCATAGCCACAGACACAGTCAGCCACTGACGGTAGTCTGTAACTGGTCCTGGACAGTCTGTCCCTACGAATGTGTCTTCAAATTCTTTCAGTCAACATGAAACTGTCTTTTTCTCAATCAAAGTTATTCTAAGTTGAAAGCAGTTTTCATTTGCTGTATTGTGGTGCCAGTATTAATGTTCTTGTGAAATTGCTATGTTGGTAAAGTTAACCATGTACTTTggtttttttgatatttcaaaGCAAACTACAAACTTAACAATTATCTGTTCTCTatatacattttacattttaggaagatgaaaactttatttgaacTGTCATAGCATTTCCGATTGTGCATACGAGCCCTTGTTTTATCCAACACCATGTTGTTCCATGAATATGCTCACTATTGAATGGAGACTGTTTTCTCTGGTGACTGCAGCGCTGCGTCGGTACTGACGGTGAGATGTGAGTGAAGTCTTTCATGTTGCCGTCGGGATTAGACCAGTTCAGAATATAAAGCTTTTGCTGCAGTAGATGTGAGAAATGAAAATTTGGGACAAATGCTTCTAACCTCTACAAATAAATTCGGTTAGCGCCCGTTGGTGGATAACGTTGGTTTGTCTTTGAAAACATActgtggttttcttttgttaCAGAATGGCGGTGTAGCCTCAGGCTTCAATCACACGGAGATCAACCCTGTGAATATGAAACGCGTCCTGCATGTTAAAGGTCGTCGCAACATCAGAGCCTCCGAGGTTGAGCTGAGTTGGGACAGTTTCAACAAAGGAGACTGCTTCATAATCGACCTGGGAAAGGTGATCAGATATCCAAGACTGTTTAAAAGAAATGGTTAAAGTTTTAggatttgcagtttttcaccGCTTCTTTCCTAACCGGTGTGAAAATCTAGGTCATCTACCACTGGTCCGGCAGCAAAAGCAACTTCTTTGAGCGTCTGAAGTCCACTGAGTTGGCCAAAGACATCCGGGACAATGAGCGACAAGGCCGCTCTGTCGTCGAAATGGTCGTCGAAGGCTCTGAGACTTCGGAAATCATTAATGTAAAccatttttcaaactttaacTGTAACATTCTGAATATTCAGAAGGATGTAAAGGAATATGTTGGATTCTTATAGATACTTGGACCAAAGCCCGATCTCCCAGAAGCAACCAGTGACAAACCAGCTGACAGGAGAAACAGCAACAAGGCGACCCTCTACTTGGTCAGTAACGACGTGAATGTTGGGTTTTCACAGCCTGAGACCACAAATGAGGATTGTCATCCACCACGGTACCAGAGAGGCGTTGGGTCTGGTGACCTCCGCCGTGCTGCAGCATCGTTCTCCATCAATCGCTCTGCACAGAGCGGCCAGCCGAGGCTCTCAATCCATTCATACCGCTGATGATCCAGCTCAACCCAGCTCCTTGTTAGAAGTTTGAAATGCCAGATGCCCTCTGCGCTGTTCTCTTTCGTATTTCTTTTGATTGGACTGTCTTGGTGGACAGATTGAACTGAAGGTAAtcaatttttctgtttttctgtccagATTTCTGATGCTGCCGGTGTCATGGAGGCGTCTGTGGTGGCTGAACAGAACCCGTTCAGCCAAGACTCGCTCTCCTCCAATGACTGCTACATCCTTGACAATGGGCCAGATAACAAGGTCTTTGTCTGGAAAGGTATTTCAGTTGAGACGTTTGCATTTGTGCAACAGGAAACTTGGAATGTTTCTCTCTGACTACCTCAAAAATCAGTCAACTCTTTGTAAATCTGGAGATGAACAAACGATGATATAATCATGCAACCGTGTAAGGCAGAAGTGCTTCCATCGCGATGTGACATTCAGGATAAAATAGGCCACATTCCACTGAcaagtgtgttttttcctcttggAAGTCAGAATCATTCCATCTCCTAATTCTCAGGTAGTTGATTTTCACTGGTTCTGATGTCTTTAATCGTGGCCTTATTCAACTCTACAGGGAAGAACGCCAACAAAAATGAACGCAGAGCAGCATTTGCAGCTGCTCACCACTTCATCTTGGATAAAGGGTACAGTCCCAACACTCAGGTAATTTAGATTAGCTTCCAAAGCCTCCTTCCTGTCATCTCCATCTGTTTCGgaatatcacttttttttttttttttttttttgcctctggcTTGGACAGGTCCAGGTAATGCCTGCAGGGGCCGAGAGCACGTTGTTCAAGCAGTTTTTCTTGAACTGGCTGGACAAAGATGAGACCACAGGCCCGTCGGAGGCCTACACCATTGGCAGCATTGCCAGGGTGGAGCAGATCCCCTTTGATGCTGCCAGTCTCCACACCAACAAGGCCATGGCTGCCCAACACGGCATGGTGGATGACGGGTCCGGGAAGACTCAAGTAAAGTCTCCTGCTTGGATTTAATCCaacatttaatttgaatttttttttcacatacaTGAAAGTTGTGTTTATGAATATATATCAAAATGCTTGTAGATTTGGCGTGTGGAAGGAAGCGATAAAGTACCAGTGGATGAAGACCAATATGGACAGTTCTATGGAGGCGACTGTTACCTGATCCTTTACTCCTACAACacgggagggagagagaagcaCATCATCTACACCTGGTGGGTGTTTCACCATTTCTGAATACTGGCTCCAGGTCGTTGCTGTAAATCAGACTTGAAGTTGTATTCACTCCAGCAAACTGCAGCAAGAGAGTCTCATGGTTCAGCTCGCTGGTTTCATACAGCAGCATTGATTCGCAGACTTGAAAATCACAATTTGCTCAAGTTAAGACTGAAATGTCAAAGTACTGTTGCTTTACTGCATAGGCAAGGGTTGAAGTGCAGCCGTGACGAGCTGGCGGCTTCGGCCTTCCTCACCGTGAACCTGGACGACTCTATGGGCGGAGTCGCTACACAGGTAAGATGCTGTCACTGTAAAAATGTTCTGTCTGTGATACATCTTCACTGGAATCATCCCCCCTCGCCCCCGGAGTAGTTTTGGCAGTAGCCGTAGCACTTCACAGCCGACATGCAGTGACGGTGCAGCTGTTGGgcctctgctgtgtctctgcaggttcGGGTCACTCAAGGCAAAGAACCGGCACACCTTGTGAGCTTGTTCAAGGCCAAGCCCTTGGTCATCTATTTGGGTGGGACGTGCCGCCACGGCGGCGACTCCACGCCTGGCAGCACGCGGCTGTTCCACATCCGAGAGAGCTCCACCGAAGCCACCAGAGCTGTTGAGGTTGGCTTCAGATGCGGCACTGAAAGCATATTCTGATGCTCTGTAGCAAACCGCCAACGCCACTTCTCGCCCTTCCCGAACCAGGTGGATCCTGGCGCCAGCTCTCTGAACAGTAACGATGTTTTTGTGCTGTCGTCGCTCAATTCTGTGACCATTTGGAAAGGACATGGAGCCACTGCCGAGGAGATGGACGCCGCTCGGTATGTTGCTGGTCTGCTTGGAGGCGCGCCTACTGAGGTGGAGGAGACCCAGGAACCGGGTAAGAGCCCAGAGCGCGAGACGCCATCACCTGCAGGACCCCCATGTGAGACGTGTCCGGCGTAATGCTGCGGGTTTCTACCTGTTACCAGATGAGTTCTGGGCGGCACTGGGTGGCAAAGCGGATTACCAGACCTCCATCACCCTGCGCAACGCTGTCAGCGTTCCACGACTGTTCGCCTGTTCCAACAAAACAGGCAACCTGATTGTGAGTGTTCCAATTAAAGACTTTGAGGGTACATGGTTGAAGTGTTTGTGTCGTtaaaaaatctgtcaaaatgATGCTGTTGCTGAAATTTTCTTAGCAAAATTCCTCCCTTCTTCAAACACATAACATTTGAGGATGTATGTGCAGATAGTACACGGAGCTGTTGTGTCGGATGCAAAATGAAAGCATTCGTGACGTTTGTGACAGAGAAAACCTGCGACCTCTGAGCTGCAACCAAATCATTCTGCACTCGCAGGCCTTTTCTGCCTTACCTGTGATAGATATTCCCCTTTGGGTAATGGTCACCTTATGTTTAGGTGGAGGAGGTTCCTGGTGAACTGGCACAGTCGGACCTGGCTCCTGATGACGTTATGATCCTGGACATTTACAGGGAGGTGTGTGTCTCCACTTTTATTCAACATCTAGGCTTTAGTATTCATTTTATTGTTGTAGGATTCCCTAAATTCCTCTGTTGGTTTCTAATCACCAGCTCTTCGTTTGGATCGGAAAAGACGCCAATGAACAGGAGATAAAAGGATCGTCTGGACTtggtaagaaaaacaaatgaatctgaCGCTGGAGTTGGCGTGGGAGAGGTTTCATCCTACTCTCTGTGCTCGCAGCTGAAGAATACCTGAAAGCAGACCCGTCCTGCCGCACCGGCGTCCCCATCACCACCATGAAGCAAGGCGAGGAGCTGCCCACCTTCACGGGCTGGTTCCACGCCTGGGACCCGAACATGTGGGACAAAGCTCGCGCCGAGTGCATGCACCACTGAGAGCAGCTCCAGAAAACCCGCCGGAGCCTGGTGAACAGCCAGGACTCTCGTCAGGGACTCCGCTGTGAGAAAAAGGGAAACGCTAGAGGCTGAGATAACTGCTGGGTCGGTACGGGGCTTTAACTTCTCCAATCAACACGCTGTTATTCCGCTGTCTGTCAACAATAGAAAAAGATTTGGGCTGCTTTTCACGTGTGTGTGACAAGCACATTAAACTCTTACTGAGAAAGTTTGGGAAATTtagttttgtttcctgttgtcacatttttttccatttgttttcacaCGTTTGTGCAAtaaacaagaataaaaaaaaaacccatggtGCACTCTTATTGAAGTTCAGTTAACGTGAGGTACTGGAATAGTAGAGCTCCCATGTTTATCCAGTAATGTTTTTACACTCTTTAAAGCCATGATTACAGAAAACAagttattttaaaacatttttttctccacttttagccattgctctattttttttctgattgtctGCATGACTTTGCATTCTACACATGgatacacattttatttacgaAGCCGGAGTTGTGATCACTGGCATGAATAAATCCTCATTACGCTGCAGAGCCGGGGAGGCCGTGCCCCGTGGTAATCTTCGGGCCGTATCTGCTGAGTTGCAGACTTGTGGATTAAGGGGCTGCCTCTTAAAGTGATTCCACATCGCGCGTCCCTTCACTTCTTCTGCTTCTGGGCCAACTTCTGCTGTTGGGAGATCCAAAACGAACACCGTGAGCAGTCACAATGAGCCAGAAGGTGGTTCTCATCACCGGCTGCTCCTCTGGCATCGGCCTGGCTTTGGCTGCCCGCATCGCGAAAGACGAAAAGAAGAGGTTCATGGGTAAATCTGCTCTGAAAGGCTCTCTTTAAAGGCGCTCAGAGGGTGTCGTTACACTGCAGGATATTTACAATTAAATCATTTCACAGGTCAGGTGCAGCACAGGTATGAGAGAAGGTGCTCTGAAATGCTGAATAACTTCAcaaattgtcttttttaattaatagCAGGGTTTGGAagcactgtgttgttttgttttgcctcAGAAAACTGGTTTATTAGAGATGAATAGTTGTGCTCTTCTTGTGCTTCTATTACTGGTCAAAACCCTTCTTTGTGATAAAACATGTCAGATTTCATGTCACATTTTTCTAATCAtagaaaagtgttttcttttcttgatcGTGTTTGACTTGAATGAAAATCAAAGTGTGCTGCGAATATTAACCCAGTGAGACGGACTGTAACTGAGAGAATGTTCTGACCTTAAATGACGCTGATCGACTTAACAGAATGATTCGTTAAGATAACTTTTAGCCGTCATCTGCATCAGTAAAGCTTTAGCTCTACTCAAATCAACGAAATGTTGGTGCCACTAGCAGAATCTGgttgaaatgaattgaaaactCTGAATCTGTCTGGCctatatattcatattttgacAGCGTGAGCTTTTTAAACAGATGGCTTATTTTGTTGGATTAATGAAAGTTTTAGAAGCAGCGATGCCCATAGGGTTTTTATCAGTACCAACCTAAATGTTCCAAAGTGTCTGGATTATCAGTCCAGTGATTTGGTCTGgagaaaaagactttttttttttttttataaataaaatctttaaCTTCCCTTCATTCTAGTTGGCTTCAACAGTCCAAAGTCTATAAACATGGAGGTTTTGGACGGTTGCTCTGATGGCATTCTCAACCTGGAGGGTCCAGATGTGTCCCCACTGCCACAGTGCTGGACACTGCTTGACTGAAGTCAACTATCAAATACCTCCGAGTAGCGGCAGACGTGACCAgtctttcttgtgtttgttgtttgtgtcgAGTTCTCGCTCACTGTGCTTTTGTCCGTTGTAGTCTATGCTACCATGAGGAACCTGAGTAAGGGCGAGGCGTTGGTGGAGGCAGCCGGCCGGACGCTGGGCAGGACTTTAGAGATCAAGCAGCTGGACGTGTGTGATGAGAACTCCATTAAAAACTGTGTGGACAGCCTGCCTGAGCGCAGGGTGGATATCCTCAGTAAGTCTGCAAAAACTTTACTCTGAATGAGAGAAAGTCTTTTTTCTTCAAGAAAGTTTGAAtcaatttatatttttatggtTTGCTTAATTAAAAAACACCAGAGAGAGCGTGAGACGCAGGATTGTAATGGCGCCATGAGACGATGTTGCGAGATGCTTATTCTTCCAGACTGAAACCGCTTCATTCAGATTGTGCTGAAGCTAGTGGATAGAGGTggaaattcagcatttttcaaaagttCCACTTCTACAGAGGACGACAGTGAAAGTGGGGCTGAGTCAGAAGTTCAGGGCCACTGGTCAACATAAATCAGTAGCTATACTTTGTGTCTTCGCTGTTTCCTCTGGTCTTCACTGCCTCTGCCAGTCAGCAACGCCGGCATGGGCCTGATCGGCCCCATCGAGTGTCAGTCCATCGACGAGATGAAGACGGTCATGGACACCAACTTCTTTGGCCTTGTGCGGCTGCTGAAGGAGATCCTGCCAGACATGAAGCGGAGGAAACGGGGCCACATCGTGGTCATCAGCAGCGTGATGGGCATCCAGGGTGAGCAGCGCCGCTCGGCTTCCTCTCCGGGCTTCATGAAACGCCGTGCCAACGCTTTGTCCTCACGGCTTTAGGCATCTTGTTCAACGACGTCTACGCGGCGTCCAAGTTCGCGGTGGAAGGCTTTTGTGAAAGCCTGGCAGTTCAAGCCTTGAGGTTCAATCTCAAGTAAGACACTGAGTGTGGCATCCGCTGCCGTTTGTGGAGTGTGTCACTCACGTTCGtgcttctctctttctcagcaTCAGCCTGATCGAGCCAGGTCCGGTGATCACGGAGTTCGAGAGGAAGGTGTTCGACGAGGGGATGAAGACAGATCTCAGCAAAGCCGACAAAGTGACTGCAGACATGTTCTCCAATATCTACCTGAAGAACTACAAGCAAATCTTTGAAACCCTTGGGCAGACCGCTGAGGATGTGGCCGAGGTACCGACAACCACAGAGCCCCCTCAACATCTGCCAGCTGTAAACATCCCAGCGTCCTCTACTCTGAGTTCATGGCTTCTCACTGTTTCTTCCTAGCACACGCTCAAGATCATCACCACGGAGAACCCCCCGTTCCGCCACCAGACCAACACCCTGTACACCCCCATGACCACGCTGAAATATGCCGACCCCAACGGCGACCTTCCCATCGAAACATTCTACAAGATGGTCTTTGAGCACGACAAGGTTTTCAACGCCAGCTTGAACTTCCTCAAGCTACTGCGCTGGAGAAGTCGAAAGAGTTTCACCCTGGAAAAGGAAAAGGGCAACTAAATCCACGCCTCACCCTGTAGCCGCAAAATTTCCAAGCAGCCAATGTCCCTTTTGTGACTGCAAATGCCCAAACcagtaaagaaatgaaaacccTTGAATTGTTTTTGAACAGTCTTGTCACGTGTGAGTAACCACCATCCTAACTATCTGAATTCATTTGTagaaattgaacaaaaaaaggCATAAAGTGACAGTAAAACAGCGCTAATGAGACGCTCTGTCTCTTAAAACACATTCAGGATTTAAAAAACACTACATGTGCCATTTTGCCAATTTAGCCATGACACATTGTGTCTGTGTTATGTAAGGTGTTTAGGTGTTAATCTGGGATTCGGCCAGATGCGGAGAGGCTGCTGCATTCTGCGGCCTCAAGCTCATTTAAGAGCTTAGGCCAAAGACACAACACTTACTGTAGCCAAGCTGTCCCTCCCTACCGGCCTGCTGTAACTCACTGCTGCCCTCACGGTGGCCTCACAAACTAGCTGTGGACAACGACCCTGAGCTGCCAGATGAATTTGTTGTTAAATGAGCAAATCAATGAAACAGATGAACAAGAACAAAGAGGGTGACTAGCTATGAGACAGAAATAACTTATGATTTAATAAATGTGTGATAATTCACTGACATTGCgtgaacaaaaaacacaacaaaattcAGAATGCAGAGTGGTAATGACAGATGGGATGATAATAAAAATATCCAACAACTACACAAGGATACACAAGCAATGAGGAAATAAGCATAGTAAGAATGAAGAAtcttctttattgtcattgtgcaGAGCATAACAAAATTTGGGTTCGCAGctctcacaaaaacacaacatacgATAAAAAGACATCTcggaaaacaaaactcaaataaataagTAGTCAGGATCGCAAAATAAATGGATCGGTCAAAGTACTCAGAGGACGGACCGACTGGAAGGGCGAGTGAGCACAGGCAGAGACAAGACAGGTaaattaaacaggaagtgataaaAACCTATGGAATGCAGATCTGACAGAGACCCAGGAGGAGAACTGACAGTAGGTACTTATCAATGAAGCTAAACTAAAACCTGTCACCTTGTCAAACTAGAAGTGTGTTTTAAAGAATGCCAGAATGAAACTGTCTGCTAATAACCTCAGACCACACAACAGTCCATATATGTGGACCAAAACACTTTGAAGACAAATTATATGAACCGGGGGTTCATCATGAAGGTTTAGAAGTCTTATGAGCTTGGAGAAATTCACAGACATGAAACACAGCACTGGGGGGGATAGCAGCAGAAACAGCTAAAAAGTATGAATAGACTacaaattaaagtgaaaaagtATCTCCTCTAAAAGAATGGGAGTGCCTGGGAGGAAAATGACACTTTCCtcaaatgaaatgcattttcagAGTGAGCTGTTTGTATTacagagaaggagaaggagaggactTTTTGGGGGGAGTTTGACAAAAGAACCAACTCAGTATGTGAGCCAAAAAGAACCGTCACTTTTTAGTAAGCTGAGCCGAAAGCGCCGACATTTTTTAGTCAAGTATTCACAAAGAACTGACTCCTCTTGAAGAACCTGGAGAAAAAGAACCGACTCTCTTGTAAAAAGTGTATTTCCGTGATGTATTTCCCGTCACTGTCCCGGAGTGAACAATAGGTGGCAGCACCTGCTGATGAGGGGGCTTAATGCGCCTTTTTTAAGTAACAAAGAGCTccgggttttttttcttcttcgttgCTGTTGTCTTCGGACTAAAGTGCGCGCTTTGCGTCTGTGCGTGGTTTGTCTGCGGCTGCGCGGTAGGCGGCATCCACTGCAAGCGGCGTCTCTGGAACATTCAGTTCCACATGCTGGACGCGCTTCATTGTTAGCCTAGCTTAGCCTAGCCTAGCCTAGCCTAGCCTAGCCTAGCCTAGCCTGGCGCCCACCACGCTCCCTGTAACTGCACTAGCCGGCTCGGTGAGTTTCTGGCTGGGCTTTCTCTCGCTTTCACTGTACCGACGTGTTCATCGGACGTGTCTTTCTTTTCGTGCTTTAACTCGTGCTTTTTTTGTAAGATCAGATTCCCTGTTTATAAAAACCTTTCGGTTTTCCCGGGTAGCACAGTTAGCGGGCTAGCACTCTGAAGTTTGAGGAAACTGAAACTGACCCTGGAGGCTGCTCGGACGTTGTGACTTGTGTTTGGCGGCTCGCCTGCGTGtgtgccttttttcttttatttttgtttttgcactcgCCACGATGGCTTCTTCCTCGGGAAACGACGACGACCTAACCATCCCGAGAGCGGCTATCAACAAGATGATCAAGGAAACCCTCCCCAATGTGCGGGTGGCCAACGACGCCCGGGAGCTGGTGGTCAACTGCTGCACGGAGTTCATCCATCTGGTGTCGTCGGAAGCCAACGAGATCTGTAACAAGTCCGACAAGAAGACCATCTCCCCGGAGCATGTCATCAGTGGTGAGCGCCGCTTCTGGCTCTGTTCTGGGACGCGGCTGGGGGTGTGCCTGCACCTGCTGCCTTGCGCAGGGGCTTCTCACTCGGGGCTGCTTCTTcctttattgtttgtttttgtttcaaaatcCCCATTCGTTCCCCGCAGCAGTGACATGTGAAATGTTCTTGATGGGATCCCGAAAGGTATGATAATCATAGAGCACTTAAGGAACCCACAACCTATCCAATAAACATTATTTACAATATAGAGACATTCACGGCCCCCCATTAAAACTAAAATACACTGTGGTGTGGAGCAAAATCCGAACAGATGCAGCCACATTTCCTTTTTTGCAGCTGCTTTCtacagtcctcctctgagaagTGCTTTCCCACTTCCCAGCTGTCTGTGGCGGCAGACCTTCCTGGTGTGTAAGGTGTGTAATAGCTGTATGGAGGGCTGAGGTAGGGCAAAGCCACAGCTCTCAGCATGTTGCTATTGTAATGATGTGTAGCTCCTTTGGGGAAAACAGCCTGGGCTTGTGGAGACTCACCTTGCGTCTAGCAGTCTAGAAGGCCCAGTTAATGAAGGCCCAGCCTTGCAGCTCTGTTCTGAAAAAGCTGGGGCTTAGTGAGGACTTTCTTTGACGTTGTGGATCAAACTGCTGGGCAGTAGTATAcacaggacgagactgaatgcTGGACACGGATTTTGATTGTGCTGTCTGCTAAACGGTATGTACTCAGTTTGATGATAGAATGATAGAAATACTCCTACTTATTTTAGACACTATATTATTGatattcagatttgtttttcttttattgtcattCAGGCAAATCACAGTTTTCAACAATGACAAGGCAGAGTCTGTGAAAAACACACTCGATGAACAGTGGCTCGGGTAGAATAAGTTATGAACACTGGCGTGGTGAGGCCGTGCATGAGAATAAATCTGTAAAATCAGACTGAAATGAGAGGCTTTTGCGTGTCCCGTGGTAATTGCACCTGTGAAAGTCCATTGATAGTGGCTTTATTTCCCTCCCTCTGTTTCAAATATGGATggtggtgggaaaaaaaactgtttctgaaCTGAACAGTTTTATGTCTCAGGCTGCAGAACTTCTTGTTGGAGAATAGCAGAGGAAACGGGTGAGTGGCCTGACGTCCCTGGTGATCCCCAGTGCTCCTAACGGACAACGTGTTTCTGCCAAGTCCCTGATCGGTGGTAGCGAGGCCCCGCTGATGTTCTCAGCAGCCCTCGGCCCTCTCTCCTGCCTCCTGGTCAGAGACGCTGCTGCCCTGGCTCTGGTTAGCGCCCGTTCTTCTGGTTCTCTGTAGAAACGCTCTCTTTAGCCCCCGCAGGAAGGTCAGGTGGTGATGTGCCCTCTTAAGGATGGAGGAGGTGTGCAGAGACCAGGCGAGGCTCTTCACCTCATGCACCTCCAGGAAtttgctgtgcagcactttaTCTACTGCATTGTCCCTGCTGTAAGCTCTGTGTGGACAGACGCAGGACTTTGTCTGTGGTGATGCTCAGCAGTGTGGCTCCATTAACCTGCTCAGCATTAGCCCCATTTATAATGAAAGTAGCAGCCTCTAATCTGAGCGCAGCGTGTGATTAGAACCAGTAAGAGTACATCTTTAATTTCCTCAAAATTTAACATGACCTGTATACATTGATACACCAGCTGCAGATAAATAGGTATAATCAAAACATAAAGGTTTTGCTCATCCAGCAGAAGGAATTTGACTATTTTTGTCTTGATCATTTTTGCTTTGGGGTCTCTGGAGCaagttttgcacattttctgaAGTATTTCCTGCAGTGATCGTTGTCGTGGCTCGTTTTTGTTCTTTGCACCATTCTGTAAAAAGTGTTCATATTGTTTCCCTTGATGTTTTTGTAGGTGTTTCATGAAGTTGGTGGTGTTGGGAATGTCCAGTAGAGCTGCCACCGCTCGAGACACCGGCTTTAAATGTTGTTGCTGGTTGTCTTAAACGCCCCACGCAGCACGACTGGAGGTGCAGgtttctctccatgttctgGTCACAGGATGAAAACACAGGCGCTCGGCGGCAGCGGCAATATGCTCATGTTCACCTGTGTTTATGGCACTTCACACAAAgcaaagttgttgttttttttttagaaagtttGGTGTTATTGAGCGTAATATCTGCATTTCGGTCCAGCGAGGCACGTCGTGGCAGATGGGACGCTGACTAACTTACTGTTTATTTCACACACCAGTTCTGAACTCCCCATGGAGGCAGACGCCTCAGTTTGAGAAATGCACCGATGGctgattcatccatccagctctACAGCCCTACAGCGTGCCGACGTCTCCATGCGCGGTGCTTTCGTTTTCAGTACGTCAGCCTGTTTGGCCAATCAGCTGGGCTGATCAGACGTTGCTTCACGGCGCTCCGAGCACCTTTATCCAGCAGAAACTCGGTTTAGGATGTTTCTGGCTGGAATCTGACCTCCGGAGCAATGAGTGGCCTCATCTGGCTTCGGACCACAGGGTAAGTGTTGAaccttcttttctctctcgtTGCAGCGCTCGAGAGCCTTGGTTTTGGATCGTACATCGCCAACGTGAAAGAAGTTGTGCAGGAGTGTAAAACCGTGGCACTGAAGAGAAGGAAGGCCAACTCTCGACTGGAGAACCTGGGAATCCCGGAGGAGGAGCttctcagacagcagcaggaactgtTTGCCAAGGTACGTGGCGGTGGAGCTGGTCAGAAAGCCCCTCCACAAACCCACTTGTCCCCGCCGCTGTGGTTCATGAAGGCTTTCTGACCAGCTCAGTAAAGCCAGTGGAGTATTGCTGCATCCGTCTGTCAGGACGTGCTGCAGGGCCTCCCGGCCGCCGTCACGTCTCCAGCAGAAGCCCCTCACCGGTGTTGTGTGCTTGTGGCTGCAGGcgcggcagcagcaggcggagctGGCTCAGCAGGAGTGGCTGCAGATGCAGCAGGCCACCACTCAGTCCGTGGACATGGCGGTGGCGTCCACCAGCGCCTCCCAGCAGTCCTGCACCTCtcaggacgacgacgacgatgacgacgacgacgacgatgaaGACGACATGTGAACCCCTGGACCCCCTGCGTCTGTCTGAACCCCTTTCGGCGTGTCAAATtcctggcggcggcggcggcggcgtcccagGCAGACACGGGACACGTTTGACAGCCGCTGGCAGACACCAGTGCGGCGTTTTCAGGCGCACGTATGGAAGAGACAGTAATGAGGTAGAcgtgggagggagggggtgaagATCAGCCTGATTTTACTTGGATTTCTCCTTGAATGTTCCAGTATGTGGTTGTGATTTGTAGATTTCTGGACGCATCACGGATCCCACTGGAAGCAGGTGCTGTCTGACGCGACCACGACTTCTTC
The window above is part of the Salarias fasciatus chromosome 23, fSalaFa1.1, whole genome shotgun sequence genome. Proteins encoded here:
- the dr1 gene encoding protein Dr1; translation: MASSSGNDDDLTIPRAAINKMIKETLPNVRVANDARELVVNCCTEFIHLVSSEANEICNKSDKKTISPEHVISALESLGFGSYIANVKEVVQECKTVALKRRKANSRLENLGIPEEELLRQQQELFAKARQQQAELAQQEWLQMQQATTQSVDMAVASTSASQQSCTSQDDDDDDDDDDDEDDM
- the scinla gene encoding scinderin like a, giving the protein MSTNAVFESAGKKPGLQVWRVENMELVPVPPLLHGEFFTGDSYVLLYTAFTCKGTSYSLHSWRGSQASQDEYGAAAILMTQLDDCLGGAPRQYLEFQGQESTEFLSYFKHGIRYKNGGVASGFNHTEINPVNMKRVLHVKGRRNIRASEVELSWDSFNKGDCFIIDLGKVIYHWSGSKSNFFERLKSTELAKDIRDNERQGRSVVEMVVEGSETSEIINILGPKPDLPEATSDKPADRRNSNKATLYLISDAAGVMEASVVAEQNPFSQDSLSSNDCYILDNGPDNKVFVWKGKNANKNERRAAFAAAHHFILDKGYSPNTQVQVMPAGAESTLFKQFFLNWLDKDETTGPSEAYTIGSIARVEQIPFDAASLHTNKAMAAQHGMVDDGSGKTQIWRVEGSDKVPVDEDQYGQFYGGDCYLILYSYNTGGREKHIIYTWQGLKCSRDELAASAFLTVNLDDSMGGVATQVRVTQGKEPAHLVSLFKAKPLVIYLGGTCRHGGDSTPGSTRLFHIRESSTEATRAVEVDPGASSLNSNDVFVLSSLNSVTIWKGHGATAEEMDAARYVAGLLGGAPTEVEETQEPDEFWAALGGKADYQTSITLRNAVSVPRLFACSNKTGNLIVEEVPGELAQSDLAPDDVMILDIYRELFVWIGKDANEQEIKGSSGLAEEYLKADPSCRTGVPITTMKQGEELPTFTGWFHAWDPNMWDKARAECMHH
- the LOC115381706 gene encoding retinol dehydrogenase 8 gives rise to the protein MSQKVVLITGCSSGIGLALAARIAKDEKKRFMVYATMRNLSKGEALVEAAGRTLGRTLEIKQLDVCDENSIKNCVDSLPERRVDILISNAGMGLIGPIECQSIDEMKTVMDTNFFGLVRLLKEILPDMKRRKRGHIVVISSVMGIQGILFNDVYAASKFAVEGFCESLAVQALRFNLNISLIEPGPVITEFERKVFDEGMKTDLSKADKVTADMFSNIYLKNYKQIFETLGQTAEDVAEHTLKIITTENPPFRHQTNTLYTPMTTLKYADPNGDLPIETFYKMVFEHDKVFNASLNFLKLLRWRSRKSFTLEKEKGN